In Desulfobacter hydrogenophilus, the genomic stretch AAGTCTTTTTCAAGGCCCAGGGAATAGCCTGTGAAAAACATCTTCTGATCCGTGGCATGGAGGCCGGAGAGGATATTGTTGCGTTTGCAAATGAAAAAAATGTAGATGAAATTATCATTGGCGTGAAAAGCCGTTCAAATGTAGGCAAACTGTTATTTGGCTCCACGGCTCAAACGGTGATATTAGAGGCGGACTGCCCGGTCGTCAGCGTAAGTTAAACGTCATTTCATCCTTATGTTGGGGCAGCATGTACGGAATGCTGCCCATTATTTTTGCCCACCGTTCTATTTTTAATCCCAATTTTATTGTCTTGATTTTTTATCACGGTTTGAGATTTGGGCGTAATATGGTAAAACAATACATATTTTAATAATTACACAAGAGCTTCTGTCATGAAACTTAGATATTTTTCCCACTCCGCTTTTCAGATTACCTGTGATGACGGGTTAAAAATTCTTATTGATCCTTTTTTTGATAATAATCCCACATCACCGGTTAAGGCCCAAGATGTTGAAGCAGACTATATTCTGATCAGCCATGGCCATTGGGATCATCTCGGCGATACCCTGAGCATTGCCCACAGATGCAATGCATTATGCATCTGTGAAAACGAACTTGCCTCTTATTTAGATGCCAAAGGGCTTAATGTCCATAAAATGCATGTCGGCGGGGCCTTTGAGTTTGATTTCGGACGGATTAAGCTGACCCAGGCCCTTCACAGCTCAGTAACCCCGGACAATGTCTGTCATGGTACACCCACAGGATTTTTGATCACCATCAACGGCATCACCCTTTATCATACGGGGGACACCGGGCTGTTTTCCGATATGAAGCTTATTGGACAGCTTGATAATATTCATACCATGATGGTGCCCATCGGCGATAATTTCACCATGGGAATTGAGGATGCCGCCATGGCCTGTGATTTTGTCAAACCGGTTCAGGCCGTTCCCATGCACTACAACACATTTGACGTGATCAGAGCAAATCCTGAAGAGTTCTGTGAAAAAGTCAGATCTAACGGTATTGAATGTAAAATTATGAATTTTGGTGACCAGATCACTATTTAATTCTAAATGGGTCACCCAGCATTTTTATGGAAATAATTAAACAGTTTAAAGCCTTATCTGATCCCACCCGACTGCGGCTTTTGTTTATCCTTGAGCATTTTGAACTCAATGTGAATGAAATTGTCTCCGTGGTGAATATGGTGCAGTCCGGGGTGTCCCGGCATTTAAAAATTCTGCTTGAAGCAGGCTTGCTGGTCTCACGAAAAGACGGCAGTTTTATTTATTATGCCGCGAACAAAAACGGATACAACCGGGAACTTGTTGTTCTTGCCTGCAGACAGCTTGAAAATGACCCGGGATTGCTGGAAGATCTTGCCCGTACACAACAATGCATTATATTAAGAAAAAATAGATCCAGGCGTTTTTTCAGAACCGCTGCCCCCCGGTGGGACCGTTTAAAAAGAAAGGTTCTTGGCGATTTTAATCCCAACACTGTGTTTGAACCTCACCTTCAGGATGCGTCGGTTATTGCCGATCTTGGCTGCGGAACCGGTGAGATGCTTGCCAGTCTCCTTGACAGAGGTAAAAAGACCCTGATCGGAGTAGATGTATCTCCTGAGATGCTTGAACAGGCAAGGCTTCGGCTGCCGGAAAGCCCGAATTTAGAGCTTCGCATAGGAGAGCTGGAACATCTTCCCATGCGTGAACAGGAGGCCGATGCGGCCTTGATGAGCATGGTATTGTACCATGTGTCCGAACCTGAAAAAGCGATTCAGGAGGTGTACCGGGTCCTTAATCCCGGGGGCGTGTTTCTTCTGGTGGATTTTTTAAAACACAACCAGGAACAGATCAAAGATATCATTGGCGGGGTCTGGCTGGGATTTACCCGGCAGCAGATCTCAGGGTGGATGGACAGAACCGGATTCAATCTTAAGCATATTGAATCTTATCCTGTTGGAAAGACATTGACATTAACCTTTTATCTTGCACAAAAATAATGGAGAGACAATGATTTATCCTGTTATCCTGGCCGGCGGTTCCGGAACCAGGTTATGGCCCATGTCCCGGTCTTTGTATCCTAAACAGCTCATTAGTTTGTACAACGCGCATACCATGCTGCAAAATACCCTCTTGCGGTTATCAGGCCTTGACGATCTTGGCGATCCGGTAGTTATATGCAATGAAAACCACAGATTCATGACCGCAGAGCAGATTCGCCGGATTGATATTAATGATTTTAAGATCATTCTTGAACCGGCTGCCAGGAATACTGCCCCGGCCATTGCCCTGGCAGCCTTGATTCTTGATGATAATCTTAAGTCTGAGCATCAGGATGATCCGGTGATGCTGGTACTGCCTGCAGATCATGAAATTAAAAATATTGAAGCGTTTCATGAAATCATTCAATCAGGTGCGCAACTGGCCCGGCAGGGCAAACTGGTCACCTTCGGCATCGTACCCTCATCGCCGGAAACAGGCTACGGGTATATCAAGAAAGGAGATAGGCTTGATAATTCTAATCAGGCCTTCATGATTGACCGGTTTGTTGAAAAACCCGATTATGAGACAGCGGTTTCCTATCTTGAATCGGGTGATTTCTGCTGGAATTCAGGCATGTTTATGTTCAAGGTCTCTGCCGTTATTTCCGAACTTGGGGCATTTGCCCCGGACATGCTTAAAAAATGCCGCACGGCGATTAAAAATGGAAATATGGACTTAGATTTTTTCAGGGTGGACAAAGCGGCATTTGAAGCCATTACAGAGGATTCCATTGACTACGCAGTGATGGAAAAAACAGACAAGGGTGTTGTCATTCCCCTTGATGCCGGATGGAATGACCTTGGCTCCTTTGACGCGTTGTGGCAGACCGGGGACAAAGATGAACGCAATAATGTGACCAGCGGAGAT encodes the following:
- a CDS encoding ArsR/SmtB family transcription factor, with product MEIIKQFKALSDPTRLRLLFILEHFELNVNEIVSVVNMVQSGVSRHLKILLEAGLLVSRKDGSFIYYAANKNGYNRELVVLACRQLENDPGLLEDLARTQQCIILRKNRSRRFFRTAAPRWDRLKRKVLGDFNPNTVFEPHLQDASVIADLGCGTGEMLASLLDRGKKTLIGVDVSPEMLEQARLRLPESPNLELRIGELEHLPMREQEADAALMSMVLYHVSEPEKAIQEVYRVLNPGGVFLLVDFLKHNQEQIKDIIGGVWLGFTRQQISGWMDRTGFNLKHIESYPVGKTLTLTFYLAQK
- a CDS encoding mannose-1-phosphate guanylyltransferase/mannose-6-phosphate isomerase, with amino-acid sequence MIYPVILAGGSGTRLWPMSRSLYPKQLISLYNAHTMLQNTLLRLSGLDDLGDPVVICNENHRFMTAEQIRRIDINDFKIILEPAARNTAPAIALAALILDDNLKSEHQDDPVMLVLPADHEIKNIEAFHEIIQSGAQLARQGKLVTFGIVPSSPETGYGYIKKGDRLDNSNQAFMIDRFVEKPDYETAVSYLESGDFCWNSGMFMFKVSAVISELGAFAPDMLKKCRTAIKNGNMDLDFFRVDKAAFEAITEDSIDYAVMEKTDKGVVIPLDAGWNDLGSFDALWQTGDKDERNNVTSGDVLVHNVTDTYIHSDNRLVAAVGLEKFVIVDTKDALLVAPRDQVQDVKKIVTQLKAHNRVEAVSHAKVYRPWGDYETIDMADRYQVKRITVKPGAKLSLQKHFHRAEHWTVVSGTAIVTKGTEEILLKEDESIYIPLGTMHRLENPGKIPLELIEVQSGPYLGEDDIVRFDDVYGREKISNTK
- a CDS encoding universal stress protein, which encodes MKILIGYKGINIGQDLLKLAVKHAKAFNATVLVVTSMLEGTEKDQRKILEAEKNLDQAQVFFKAQGIACEKHLLIRGMEAGEDIVAFANEKNVDEIIIGVKSRSNVGKLLFGSTAQTVILEADCPVVSVS
- a CDS encoding metal-dependent hydrolase, with amino-acid sequence MKLRYFSHSAFQITCDDGLKILIDPFFDNNPTSPVKAQDVEADYILISHGHWDHLGDTLSIAHRCNALCICENELASYLDAKGLNVHKMHVGGAFEFDFGRIKLTQALHSSVTPDNVCHGTPTGFLITINGITLYHTGDTGLFSDMKLIGQLDNIHTMMVPIGDNFTMGIEDAAMACDFVKPVQAVPMHYNTFDVIRANPEEFCEKVRSNGIECKIMNFGDQITI